The following proteins come from a genomic window of Gottfriedia acidiceleris:
- a CDS encoding fatty acid desaturase: protein MSKENQKSLRKQIIPYEKSNLKASIWQMINTFIPFIFLWYFAYKSISISVVLTIFIDIVAALFLIRIFIIFHDCCHQSFFKNKTANKVLGTITGVVTLFPFSQWKHSHSIHHATSGNLDKRGIGDMWVLTVEEYVEASLWTKIQYRLYRNPLIMFGLGPIYIVLITNRFNTKNAKLKERLNTYLTNILIVGGSALFCLTIGWENYLIVEGPIFFISAVLGIWLFYVQHQFEDTYFEEDANWEYVKAAVEGSSFYKLPKLLQWITGNIGYHHVHHLSPRVPNYNLESVHNNTLPLQSVPTITLKTSLTSLKFKLWNEETKQFVGFKDIKSIYKVNRESSDTV, encoded by the coding sequence ATGTCAAAAGAAAATCAAAAGAGTTTACGAAAGCAAATTATTCCTTATGAAAAATCAAATTTAAAAGCTAGTATTTGGCAAATGATTAATACTTTTATTCCATTTATATTTTTGTGGTATTTTGCCTATAAAAGTATTTCTATTTCAGTAGTATTAACGATCTTTATTGATATTGTTGCTGCACTATTCTTAATAAGGATATTTATCATCTTCCATGATTGTTGTCATCAATCATTTTTTAAGAATAAAACAGCAAATAAAGTTCTTGGCACAATTACAGGCGTTGTTACTTTATTTCCATTCAGCCAGTGGAAGCATAGTCATTCAATCCACCATGCAACAAGTGGTAACTTAGATAAACGCGGGATTGGAGATATGTGGGTTTTAACTGTTGAAGAGTACGTTGAAGCATCGTTGTGGACAAAAATACAATATCGTCTATACCGTAATCCGTTAATCATGTTTGGTTTAGGACCAATTTATATCGTGTTAATTACAAATCGGTTCAATACGAAAAATGCGAAATTAAAAGAAAGACTAAACACCTATTTAACTAATATATTAATTGTTGGGGGTTCGGCGTTATTTTGCCTTACAATTGGTTGGGAAAATTATTTAATAGTAGAAGGTCCGATCTTTTTCATCTCGGCAGTATTAGGAATTTGGCTTTTCTATGTACAGCATCAATTTGAAGACACTTATTTTGAAGAAGATGCGAATTGGGAATATGTAAAAGCAGCGGTTGAAGGAAGTTCGTTTTATAAACTTCCAAAATTATTGCAATGGATTACAGGTAATATTGGATACCACCATGTTCATCATTTAAGTCCAAGAGTACCGAATTATAATTTAGAGTCTGTTCATAATAATACGCTTCCATTACAAAGTGTACCGACGATTACACTAAAAACTAGTTTAACATCTTTAAAATTCAAATTATGGAATGAAGAAACAAAGCAATTTGTAGGATTCAAAGATATAAAATCAATCTATAAAGTAAATCGCGAAAGTTCAGACACTGTCTGA
- a CDS encoding sensor histidine kinase, which produces MFKRYLVFLKSTGISPYIWTVLGISPFYFIFLSAHSTLRIIIGILLTISFFIIYRLAYRSKGWSIFLWSSILIIISTSMNILFSYVYFAFFIAYMIGKRKNRVTFLTLYILHLVITTISINITIILQEELIIRQLPFIIITWISVILLPFSLYSRNERGQLEEKLVDANKRISDLVKLEERQRIARDLHDTLGQKLSLIGLKSDLARKLITKDPELAQNELKDVQQTARTALNEVRKIVSQMRGIRIKDELIRIKQILHAAEIAVECNENFQLSNVSLLTENIVSMCLKEAVTNVVKHSHATLCKISIRQMKNEIIFSVIDNGVGCKSDKFTTGYGLIGMKERLEFVNGTLEVNCENGMTLIMTVPIDVKQIEVEELV; this is translated from the coding sequence ATGTTTAAAAGATATTTAGTTTTCCTAAAAAGTACAGGAATCTCACCATATATTTGGACAGTTTTAGGGATTTCGCCATTTTATTTTATTTTTCTTTCTGCACATTCCACTTTAAGAATCATAATAGGAATTTTACTAACAATATCATTTTTTATCATCTATCGATTGGCGTACAGATCAAAAGGATGGTCAATTTTTCTATGGTCATCCATCTTAATCATCATATCCACTTCAATGAATATACTTTTTAGTTATGTATATTTTGCATTTTTTATAGCATATATGATTGGAAAAAGAAAAAATAGGGTCACATTTTTAACTTTATATATCCTTCATTTAGTAATCACTACAATATCAATCAACATCACGATTATCCTTCAAGAAGAATTAATAATTAGGCAGCTTCCATTTATTATCATCACTTGGATTAGCGTTATTTTGCTACCATTTAGTCTTTACAGTCGAAATGAAAGAGGGCAATTAGAAGAAAAGTTAGTAGATGCTAATAAACGTATTTCAGATCTTGTAAAACTAGAAGAACGTCAAAGAATTGCTCGTGATTTACATGATACACTAGGTCAAAAACTTTCACTGATTGGTTTAAAAAGTGACTTAGCTAGAAAGTTAATTACAAAGGATCCAGAGTTAGCTCAAAATGAATTAAAGGACGTACAACAAACAGCCAGAACAGCTTTAAATGAAGTACGAAAAATCGTTTCTCAAATGAGAGGGATTCGAATTAAAGATGAACTAATAAGGATTAAGCAAATCCTACATGCGGCTGAAATTGCAGTTGAATGTAACGAAAACTTTCAACTTTCAAATGTTTCCTTACTTACAGAAAATATTGTTAGTATGTGCTTAAAGGAAGCCGTAACAAATGTTGTAAAACATAGTCATGCTACTTTATGTAAAATATCAATTAGACAAATGAAAAATGAAATAATTTTTTCTGTAATAGATAATGGAGTTGGTTGTAAATCGGATAAGTTTACAACTGGTTATGGGTTAATTGGAATGAAGGAACGACTCGAATTTGTGAATGGAACATTAGAGGTAAACTGTGAAAATGGAATGACTTTAATTATGACAGTTCCAATCGATGTTAAACAAATTGAAGTGGAGGAACTAGTATGA
- a CDS encoding response regulator transcription factor: protein MIRIVIAEDQRMLLGALGSLLNLEDDMEVVGKASNGEEAVKLVKQLQPDICIMDIEMPGKTGLEAAEELKPLDCKVIILTTFARSGYFQRALKAGVKGYLLKDSPSEELASSIRSIISGKRIYAPELMDDVYAEENPLTDREKEVLELVADGKNTQEIADELSLKTGTVRNYISMILDKLEVKNRIEAIKQSKEKGWFK from the coding sequence ATGATTAGGATCGTAATTGCTGAAGACCAACGAATGCTATTAGGTGCTCTTGGTTCTTTACTTAATCTAGAAGATGATATGGAAGTTGTTGGTAAAGCATCAAATGGAGAAGAAGCAGTTAAACTAGTCAAGCAATTACAACCTGACATTTGTATAATGGATATTGAAATGCCAGGTAAAACTGGACTTGAGGCCGCAGAAGAATTAAAACCTTTAGATTGTAAAGTGATTATATTAACAACTTTTGCTAGATCTGGTTATTTTCAAAGAGCTTTAAAAGCGGGTGTAAAGGGCTATTTATTAAAGGATAGTCCAAGTGAAGAGTTAGCAAGTTCAATTAGAAGTATTATTTCCGGGAAGAGAATCTATGCTCCAGAACTTATGGATGATGTATACGCTGAAGAAAATCCGTTAACTGACCGAGAAAAAGAAGTTTTAGAACTAGTAGCCGATGGTAAGAACACACAAGAAATTGCAGATGAATTGAGTCTAAAAACAGGAACAGTTAGAAATTATATATCTATGATTTTAGACAAATTAGAAGTTAAAAATAGAATCGAAGCTATAAAACAATCAAAAGAAAAAGGTTGGTTTAAGTGA
- a CDS encoding alpha/beta fold hydrolase, with protein MAFVELDSHTKLYYEDHGEGQTVVFVHGVMMSSKFFHKQVPYFSKNYRVITLDLRAHGKSSKVQFGHTVAQYARDLKCFIDKLDLKDVILVGWSMGAFVLWDYVNQFGSKNIKALTVVDQSASDYIWPDWEFGAFDFTILKNVMQSIQEDQNKFNSDFIYGMYMDQPDPKEHKWILKEMNKLPAAIASTIVFNQTAVDYRDTLCNVDIPTLICFGSHGFFPIAAGEFIQKKIKGSKFVPFYNSSHLLFLEETDKFNKELDEFFKEVQKSSKGKTKSRKKEKRKAGN; from the coding sequence TTGGCATTTGTAGAACTTGATTCACATACAAAGCTCTATTATGAAGATCACGGGGAAGGTCAAACAGTTGTTTTTGTTCATGGAGTTATGATGAGTAGTAAGTTTTTTCATAAACAAGTACCGTATTTTAGTAAAAATTATCGCGTCATTACTTTAGATTTACGAGCACATGGAAAGTCCTCAAAAGTTCAATTTGGGCATACAGTAGCACAGTACGCACGTGATTTAAAATGCTTTATAGATAAACTAGATTTAAAGGATGTCATTTTAGTAGGTTGGTCAATGGGAGCTTTTGTATTGTGGGATTATGTTAATCAATTTGGCAGTAAAAATATTAAGGCGCTAACAGTTGTTGATCAATCTGCATCCGATTATATATGGCCAGATTGGGAGTTTGGAGCGTTTGATTTTACGATATTAAAAAATGTAATGCAGTCTATCCAAGAAGATCAGAACAAATTTAATAGCGATTTTATATATGGTATGTATATGGATCAACCTGATCCAAAAGAACATAAATGGATACTAAAAGAAATGAATAAATTACCTGCAGCGATTGCAAGTACAATAGTATTCAATCAAACTGCTGTAGATTATCGGGATACTCTTTGTAATGTTGATATTCCAACATTAATTTGTTTTGGTAGTCATGGATTTTTCCCAATAGCCGCTGGTGAGTTTATTCAAAAAAAGATAAAAGGTTCAAAATTTGTTCCATTTTATAATAGTAGTCATCTTTTATTTTTGGAAGAAACAGATAAGTTCAATAAGGAGCTTGACGAATTTTTTAAGGAAGTACAAAAATCTAGTAAAGGAAAAACAAAATCTAGAAAAAAAGAAAAAAGAAAAGCAGGAAACTAA
- the ltrA gene encoding group II intron reverse transcriptase/maturase, with product MQTCFDILYAQSVSGHHFYDLTELMCSEDNIRLAYRNIKRNTGSKTAGTDKLTIDNIIHLSVTEVIEKVQTMFMCYEPRTVRRVFIPKGKGKNRPLGIPTIWDRIFQQCILQILEPICEAKFHKHSYGFRPNRSTHHAKARFEFLINRVGLYHCIDVDIKGFFDNVNHSKLLKQMWSLGIRDKPLLSIISKLLKAEIEGVGIPTRGTPQGGILSPLLSNIVLNELDWWISEQWETFKSNHTYLSNGSKYKSLKKTALKECFIVRYADDFKIMCRTRSQAIKMNYALKDFLKNRLHLETSEEKSKIINLKKNSSEFLGFSVKAIRKGKTYVARSDMSKKAKENAFQKIKEAIKLVKKKPGNQTVWNFNTVVMGIQNYYSVASQITINLNKLNYHLRKTLYNQLKNIRTEASFHDMTKTLQKRYKGYESKLYKIQQMVFVPIHAQRWKLPHCFTQTICNFTAEGRAKIHNNLKAIDRNILTYIMRNYIPNRSIEYNDNRISKFIAQYGKCAILGVDLGINEWHCHHINPYHLSKDDSYSNLIIVDKFIHKLLHLKDEDKTETLLKSFKLTRKQMEKVNSLRLKCQNQTI from the coding sequence ATGCAAACTTGTTTTGACATACTTTATGCCCAAAGTGTCAGTGGTCATCACTTCTATGATTTAACAGAATTAATGTGTTCTGAAGATAATATTCGACTTGCTTACCGAAACATTAAAAGAAATACAGGAAGCAAAACTGCGGGAACAGATAAATTAACGATAGATAATATTATACATCTGTCAGTTACAGAAGTAATAGAAAAGGTTCAAACAATGTTCATGTGTTACGAGCCTCGAACAGTAAGGCGTGTTTTTATTCCGAAAGGAAAAGGAAAAAACAGACCATTGGGGATTCCAACAATTTGGGATAGAATCTTTCAACAATGTATACTTCAAATTTTAGAGCCAATATGTGAAGCAAAATTCCATAAACATAGCTATGGATTCAGACCGAATCGTAGCACACACCATGCCAAAGCTAGATTCGAGTTTCTAATAAATCGAGTTGGACTCTACCATTGTATAGATGTAGATATAAAAGGATTCTTCGATAACGTTAATCATAGTAAATTACTAAAACAAATGTGGTCGCTAGGTATAAGGGATAAACCACTTCTTTCTATTATATCTAAACTGTTAAAAGCAGAGATTGAAGGTGTAGGTATTCCTACAAGAGGCACTCCACAAGGAGGAATATTATCTCCCCTACTTTCCAACATTGTATTAAATGAGTTGGATTGGTGGATTAGTGAACAATGGGAAACGTTTAAAAGTAATCATACTTATTTGAGCAATGGCAGCAAGTATAAGTCTTTAAAGAAAACAGCTTTGAAAGAGTGCTTTATCGTTCGCTACGCGGACGATTTTAAGATAATGTGTAGGACAAGGTCACAGGCAATAAAAATGAATTATGCATTGAAAGACTTCCTAAAAAACAGACTACATCTGGAAACCAGTGAAGAGAAATCTAAAATTATCAACTTAAAGAAGAACTCTTCCGAGTTTCTTGGCTTTTCAGTAAAAGCCATAAGAAAAGGAAAAACGTATGTAGCAAGGTCCGATATGTCGAAGAAGGCAAAAGAAAACGCCTTCCAAAAGATAAAGGAAGCTATAAAATTGGTTAAGAAAAAACCTGGCAATCAGACTGTTTGGAATTTTAATACAGTGGTAATGGGAATCCAAAACTATTATTCTGTTGCCTCTCAAATTACTATTAATCTAAATAAGTTAAACTATCATCTACGCAAAACGTTATACAATCAACTAAAGAATATTAGAACAGAGGCAAGTTTTCATGATATGACTAAGACCTTACAGAAAAGGTACAAAGGTTATGAAAGTAAATTATATAAGATACAGCAAATGGTATTTGTCCCTATCCATGCCCAACGGTGGAAATTACCACACTGTTTTACACAAACGATATGTAACTTCACTGCCGAAGGTAGAGCGAAAATACATAATAACTTAAAAGCTATCGATAGAAATATACTTACTTACATCATGAGAAACTACATTCCAAATCGATCAATTGAATACAATGACAATCGAATCAGTAAATTTATTGCCCAATATGGCAAATGTGCCATATTGGGAGTGGATTTAGGGATAAATGAATGGCATTGTCATCACATTAATCCTTATCATCTTTCAAAGGATGATAGCTATTCAAATCTTATTATTGTAGATAAATTTATACATAAACTGCTTCATCTAAAGGATGAGGATAAAACAGAAACTCTTTTGAAATCCTTTAAACTTACTCGTAAGCAAATGGAAAAAGTAAATTCGTTACGACTAAAATGTCAGAATCAAACAATCTAA